A stretch of the Dioscorea cayenensis subsp. rotundata cultivar TDr96_F1 chromosome 4, TDr96_F1_v2_PseudoChromosome.rev07_lg8_w22 25.fasta, whole genome shotgun sequence genome encodes the following:
- the LOC120257845 gene encoding probable protein phosphatase 2C 6, producing MASDPQDPNDPRGEVHHLGLGSSSSSSSFFGSDDSRSTTSSGEIPPTELCFGAVAWGSASTIGRRREMEDAVAVAPDFVSIPCCHVGGCAAEPPSGESSGPRFFGVYDGHGGSQVAKYCAERVHEVVAELWKKGSDGEGWQRRWEMAFSDGFDRVDNEVIAEGVASDIVGSTALVVLVSGCQIISSNCGDSRAVLCRGDQTIQLTIDHKPDREDERERIEREGGRVINWKGPRVLGVLAMSRSIGDRYMRPWIIPVPEISFLSRSSDDECLILASDGLWDVMSNQEVGEVASRLLRRHRQRSLANGTLSSPAKAVADHLVKLAHRKFSSDNISVIVVDLKSRSSNHL from the exons atgGCTTCAGATCCTCAAGACCCTAACGATCCCCGCGGCGAGGTCCACCATTTGGGCCTCGGCTCCTCGTCGTCATCATCTTCCTTCTTCGGATCCGATGACAGCCGGAGCACCACCAGCTCCGGCGAGATCCCGCCGACGGAGCTGTGCTTCGGGGCGGTGGCTTGGGGATCGGCGTCGACGATCGGGCGACGGAGAGAGATGGAGGACGCCGTCGCCGTCGCACCTGATTTCGTTTCCATCCCTTGCTGCCACGTCGGAGGCTGCGCGGCGGAGCCGCCGTCCGGTGAGAGCTCTGGCCCTCGCTTCTTCGGCGTCTATGACGGCCATGGTGGTTCTCAG GTGGCGAAGTATTGCGCTGAGAGAGTTCATGAAGTAGTTGCAGAGTTGTGGAAGAAGGGCAGTGATGGAGAAGGGTGGCAAAGGAGGTGGGAGATGGCTTTCTCTGATGGTTTTGACAGGGTTGATAATGAAGTAATAGCGGAGGGAGTGGCCTCTGATATAGTTGGATCCACTGCTCTGGTAGTGCTTGTCTCTGGTTGTCAGATTATTTCTTCTAACTGTGGAGATTCCAGAGCTGTTCTTTGCCGTGGAGATCAAACTATCCAGTTAACCATTGATCATAAG CCTGATAGAGAGGATGAACGTGAAAGAATTGAAAGAGAAGGTGGAAGAGTCATCAACTGGAAAGGACCCAGGGTTTTGGGAGTTCTTGCCATGTCCAGATCCATAG GTGACCGATATATGAGACCTTGGATTATTCCGGTGCCAGAGATTAGTTTTCTCTCTCGAAGCTCTGACGATGAGTGCTTGATCTTAGCAAGTGATGGTCTATGGGATGTGATGTCAAACCAAGAAGTTGGAGAGGTTGCATCCCGTCTTCTAAGACGACATCGGCAGAGAAGTTTAGCAAATGGCACATTATCATCTCCGGCAAAAGCAGTGGCTGATCATCTTGTCAAGCTAGCTCACCGTAAATTCAGCTCCGACAACATCTCTGTCATTGTAGTTGACTTAAAATCACGGAGTTCTAATCACCTGTAA